DNA from Arthrobacter sp. StoSoilB19:
ACACCAGCGCCTGCAGCGGGTGGGACTGGATGGGCAGCTGGAAGCCGGCCATTTCGGCCAGGACCGAGCTGTGGCCTGCGGCGCAGAGGCCCACCTTTTCGGTGTTGATGGTGCCGCGGTTGGTCTTGACGCCCACCACGCGGTCCCCCTCCTTCAGGAAGCCGGTCACCTCGCAGTTCTGGATGATGTCAACGCCCATTTCGTCGCATTTGCGGGCGAAGGCCCAGGCCACGTGGTCGTGCTTGGCGATGCCGGCGCGCGGCTGGTAGGTGGCGCCCATGACGGGGTAGCGGATGTTGTCGCGGATGTTCAGGATGGGGCAGAGTTCCTTGACCTGCTGCGGGTCCAGCCATTCGGCGTCCACGCCGTTGAGCTTGTTGGCGCCCACGCGGCGGATGCTTTCGCGGACGTCGCCCAGGGTGTGGGCCAGGTTCATCACGCCGCGCTGGCTGAACAGGAAGTCGTACTCGAGTTCCTCGGGCAGGATCTCCCAGAGCTTGAGGGCGTGCTCGTAGATGGCCGCACTCTCATCCCAGAGGTAGTTGGAGCGGATGATGGTGGTGTTGCGGGCCATGTTGCCGCCGGCCAGCCAGCCTTTTTCCAGGACGGCAATGTTGGTCATCCCGTGGTTCTTGGCCAGGAAGTAGGCGGTGGCCAGGCCGTGCCCGCCGCCGCCCACGATCACGGCGTCATAGGAGGACTTGGGTTCCGGGTTCCGCCAGAGGAAGTCCGGGTGCTCCGGAAGGTGCTGGGTGCTCACTGGGCGGCTCCAATCAGATCTGCTTCAGCGTCGGCCAGGCCGGCGTCGGCGGTGAGGTGCGGGTAAAGGGGGAACTTTTCGGCCAGGGCCGTCACGCGTTCGCGGAGTTCGACGGCGGTGTCCCCGGGCAGGGTGCCCGTGCCGGCCGATGCGATCAGCGCGGAGGCGATGATGTCGGCCACTTCGGTGAACTCGGCGGCGCCGAATCCGCGGGCGGCCAGGGCGGGGGTGCCGATCCGGAGGCCGGAGGAAACCATCGGCGGGCGGGGATCGAACGGGACGGCGTTGCGGTTGACGGTGATGCCGATCTTGTGGAGGGCGTCTTCACCCTGCTGGCCGTCCAGTTCGGAGTGGCGCAGGTCCACCAGGACCAGGTGGACGTCGGTGCCGCCGTTGACCACGGAGATGCCTGCGGCCTGGACGTCCGGCTGGAGGAGTCGCTCTGCCAGCAGCTTTGCTCCCTGCAGGACGCGCTCCTGGCGTTCCTTGAATTCAGGAGCAGCGGCAAGTTTGAAGGCCACCGCCTTGGCGGCAACCACGTGCTCCAGCGGTCCGCCCTGCTGGCCGGGAAACACGGCGCTGTTGATCTTCTTGGCGTATTCCTCCTTGGCGAGGATGACGCCGCCGCGGGGTCCGCCAAGGGTCTTGTGGGTGGTGGTGGTGACCACGTCGGCGTACGGGACGGGGTTGGGATGCAGGCCTGCAGCCACCAGGCCGGCGAAGTGGGCCATGTCCACCATGAGGTAGGCGCCCACGAGGTCGGCGATACGGCGGAATTCGGCGAAGTCCAGCTGGCGGGAGTAGGCGGACCAGCCGGCCACGATCAGTTTGGGCTTGTGTTCCAGGGCCAGCGCTTCCACCTCGGCCATGTCCACGCGGAGGTCTGATTCGCGGACGTGGTAGGGGACCACGTTGTAGAGCTTGCCGGAGAAGTTGATCTTCATCCCGTGGGTCAGGTGGCCGCCGTGGGCCAGGGAGAGGCCAAGGATGGTGTCACCCGGGTTCAGCAGGGCGAACATGGCGGCGGCGTTGGCCTGCGCGCCGGAGTGCGGCTGGACGTTGGCGAATTCGGCGCCGAAGAGGGCTTTGACGCGGTCGATGGCGAGCTGTTCAATGACGTCCACGTGCTCGCAGCCGCCGTAGTAGCGCTTGCCCGGGTAGCCTTCGGCGTACTTGTTGGTCAGGACCGAGCCCTGGGCTTCCATCACGGCTGACGGAGCGAAGTTCTCCGACGCGATCATTTCAAGGGTGGACTGCTGGCGGTGCAGTTCCCGTGCCACAGCGGCGGCGACGTCGGCGTCAACCGTGGCGAGCGAGGCGTTCAGTACATCCTGCATGGTTCTCCTTCTGGGGCCCTTCGAAGTTACTGATCCATAACTGATCTGTAACTGATATATTAGAACTGACGTAATAGTATGTTGTAGATCACGCGGCAGTCAATAGCTACCTTGGGAGAGCTCGGAATGAGCGTAATGACAGAGAACCAGCTGGCCGGAGAAGGCGACCTCTCGCTCGCCGAGCAGGCCTACCGGCACCTCCGGGACCGGCTCATCATGCTCGACATCCGGCCGGGTGAGGCCATCAACGACGGCAAGCTCGCCGCCGAGCTCGGGATCGGCCGCACGCCGGTCCGGGAAGCGCTCAAGCGCCTGGAAGGTGACCACCTCGTCGTGTCGTACCCCCGCCGTGGAACGTTCGCCACCGTCGTCGACATCACCGAACTCGCGGACGTCTCCGAACTCCGGGAGTCATTGGAACCCCTGGCAGCCCGCCGGGCCGCCAAGCTGGCAACCCCTGCCCTGCGCAAGGAAATACGGGAAACCGCGGCGGCAATTGCCAGGATGGGGGCGGATGACGATCCCTATGACCTCATGCGGTATGACATCAAGGTCCACCGCCTCATCTACCGGGCAGCCGCCAACACCCACCTCGAGGACGTGCTGATCCGTTACGACAACCTGGCCACCCGCATTTGGTGCATGGTGCTGGAAAAGGTGCCGTCAGTGGCGGAGCACATCGCCGAACACGTGGAACTGCTGGAGGCAGTGGCCGACGGCGACTCGGACCGGGCGGCCAAGCTGGCCCTTGAGCACGTGACCAGTTTCGAGCAGGCCATCCGCAGCGTGCTTTAGGCTGTCCGCCCGCCCGCCTTTCAGGAACGGGGCGCCCGCGGAATGAACGCTGAGGGTTCACGCCTGATCCGCATCAGCGCCGACTCAATGGCACCCCGGACTACGGATTCCGCCCCGAGAGTGCTCGCAACCAGATCCGGCAGCGGCAGGCCGGAATCCGTGGGCAGCAGGCTGCGGGCGTGCTCCAGGACCGGTTCGATGGCGCGTGAGATCGCGCCGGCGATGACCACCCGCTCAATGTCAAGAAGGCTGGAGAGCACCACAGCGATTCGCGCCAGCCGCACCCCGAGCCTGGCGATGATGTCCTGTGCCAGCGGGTCTCCCGCGCGGGCCGCCTGGAAGACATCTTCGGCGTTGATGTCCCCCTCGGGTATGTGCCGCAGCACCGTCTCGCCATCGTAGGAATGGATGCGGGCACGCGCCCACTTCCGCGCAAGTGCTCCGAACCCGTCCGAGCTCCCCTCATCCGGCACGAACTTGCTGTCCAGCTCATCCAGGAACCGCATCTCCCCCGCGCCCCCCTGGCGACCCCGCAGCAGGCGCCCATCGACAATCAGGCCGGCACCAAACCGCTCACCCGACAGCAAGGTGGCCACGTTGGCTGACGGCTCCTGTGCCTGCTCCGCGATGGCGGCGAGATTGGCGTCATTTTCGACGATGACAGTGCCCCAAAGGTGCCCTGCGAAGCCGGAATTCATCAACTGCCAGAATTCTCCTCCGGCGGGAGACGCGCCGTTCGCGTCAATGGGCGCCGGGACGCCGACGGCCGTGAGCAGGACATCCTCCGGGGTGCATGAAACATCCTCAAGGGTCAGGCGGATCAGCTCCCGTGCATTCGCCACGCGGCCGGCGCGTCCCAGCGCGTGCGAATCAATGCTTTGGCGGCGCTTGCCCAGCTCGCGGCCGCGCAGGTCGGCAACGATGGTTGTGAAGTAGCCCTCCCCGGCATCCAGGCCCACAACCACACCCGCAGCTTCGCGCAGCTGGTACTGCCGCGCCGGCCTGCCCTTGAGCCTGCCGGCCTCGGTACGGGCGTCAGTCAATTCCTCCAGCCAGCCCGCATCAACCAGGCCGTCACAAACCCCGAGCACCGTGGCGCGGGTAAGCCCGGTGGCAGCCATGGCTTCTCCGGCAGTAAACACCTGTTCCTGGAGGGCGAAACGCAACAGCGCCTCCGAGTTGATCTGCCGTAACAGTTGTGTCGAGCTCGCCGTATTTCCGTCCACCCCTTGACGATAGCCCCTGCGTCCCCCATCCTCATATAGGTCCTAAATATAAGACCCATATAAATTATCCGAGAGTCCAAGAGGAGCCGATGTTGCCACCTTTGACGTCCGCCGGGAGACACGTTTCCCGGCGCACTTTCCTTGCCGCTGCGGGAGGTGCGCTCACCGCTTTCGGGTTGGCCGGCTGCGCCCCGGCCAGTGCCAGGCCCACCATCACGTTCCACCAGTCAAAGCCGGAGGCAGTTCCATACTTCCGGGACCTGGCTGCGAAGTTCACCGACTCGCAGGACCGGGTGCGCGTCCTGCATGACATGGCCACAAATCTCTCTGCCAGCTTCGTCCGCAGCAGTCCCCCGGACCTCGGATGCCTCAACTACAACCTGGAGATGGCGCGGTTCATGGAGCGCGGGGCGCTCTCGGATCTTTCCGACCTCCCGGCAGCGGCCTCCATCCGGGACGACGTGCTGGACCTCACCAACTGGTATCCAACCTATGCCGGCCGCACCAGCGTCATCCCCTACTCGGTCATGGCGGCCTCGGTCATCTACAACCGCCGCATCTTCGAAGAGAACGGGGTGGCCGTCCCAACAACCTGGGATGAACTGATCGAGGTGTGCGAGGTGCTCAAGGCAGCAGGCATCACGCCGATCTACGGCACTTTCCGCGACCCCTGGACCGTGGCACAGGGATTGTTCGACTACACGGTGGGCGGCATGGTCAACGTGCGCGACTTCTATCAGAAAATGCATGGGATTGGCGAAAACGTCGGACCGGATTCGGAAGTTTCGTTCCAGAAAACGATGCTCGAGCCGGTGAAGCGCATGGTCCAACTGACCAAATACGTCAATCCCGATGCGGCAAGCCGCGGCTACGGAGACGGCAACACGGCAATGGCCCAGGGCCAGGCCGCCATGTACTTCCAGGGACCCTGGGCCTTTGGCGAGATCGAAAAGGCCGGCAAAGACCTGGATCTGGGAACTTTCCCGCTGCCCATGACCGGTGATCCCGCAGATCTCAAAGTCCGCGTCAACATCGACCTCTCGCTCTGGGTTCCCGAGGTCGCCAACGGGCAGCAGGGTGCCCGCGATTTCCTGCAGTACCTGATGCGGCCGGAGATCCAGAACCCTTACAACGCCAAATTCCTGGGTTTCGGGACGACCAAGGACGCGCCACCGGTGACCGACCCACGAATCGTCGAGATGCAGAAGTACTACGACGAGGGCCGCTTCTACATGGGCGCCTCACAGTTCATTCCGAACTCGATTCCGGCCGCCAACTACATCCAGTCGATCATCGGCGGCGCCGATGCCGAGAGCACGCTGCGCAGGATGGACGCCGACTGGGCCCGCCTGGCTTTCCGCGCTTAGACCCACACTTTCGATCTCTCAAAGCACGAAACGAGGACCATCCATGTCATCAATGACGAGACCTTCCACCAGGGTGGAGGTGACGGCCCCGGCAGCGGCTGGAACCACACGCGTGCGCAAAAGCCGCGTTGATCCGCTCTACTATGTTTTCCTCCTGCCCTCGCTGGTGATCTTCACGCTGGCCGTCACGCTGCCCGCCGTTCTCGGGTTCATCTACAGCTTCACGAACTCCGTGGGCTTCGGTGACTTTGATTTCATCGGCATCCGGAACTTCATTGCGGTGTTCCGTGATGAAGGAGTCCTCGGCGCCTACGGCTTCACCCTCGTTTTCTCGCTGGTCACCGTCATCGTCGTGAATGCCGTGGCCTTCCTCCTGGCCCTGGGCCTCACGTCCCGCGTCCGCTTCCGTGCCGCGCTTCGCACCGTCTTCGTCATCCCCATGGTGATCTCCGGCATCGTCATCGCGTTCGTGTTCCAGTACCTTTTCTCGAACTCGCTGCCCCTTGCCGGCAAAAGCATGGGAATCGAGCCGCTGGCCACCAGCCTTCTCGCAAACCCCCAGCTCGCGTGGCTTGCGATCGTCTTCGTCACGGCGTGGCAGTCCATCCCGAGTGCCATGCTGATCTACATCGCGGGGCTCCTCACGGTCCCCGCCGAGGTCTACGAGGCGAGTTCCATCGACGGGGCATCGCCCTGGCAGAACCTGCGGCACATCACCCTGCCGCTCATTGCGGGGTACGCCGTGATCAACACGGTCCTCGGCTTCAAGAACTACCTCAACGCCTACGACATCATCATCGGCCTCACCGACGGCGGGCCCGGCGTGGCCACACGAAGCGTCGCGATGTCGATCTTCCGCGGCTTCGAAGGCGGCGACTATGCCTACCAGATGGCCAACGCCGTGATCTTCTTCCTCATCAGCATCGTCATCGCACTCGTCCAACTTCGCTTCACACGTGGCAAGGGAGGGATCGCAGCATGAGCAGCGCACCCAGCATCATCCAGGTAGAACCCACGGCGGCCGCCAAGGGCCGCCGGATACCCGCCGGGCCCGAACGCATCCAGTGGCCCGCCACCATCATCCTCATTGTCTGCACGCTCAGCGTGCTCGTCCCGCTCTACGTCACGGTCAGCATGGCCTTCAAAACCACTGGCCAGGCAGTGGACGGCAACGCCTTCTCCCTGCCAAGCCCCCTGACCTTCGACAGCTTTGCCCAGGCCTGGACGCTCACAAACTTCCCCCGCGGCTTTGGAATTTCCGTGTTCGTGTCGGTGATCGCCGTTGCAGGGGAGATCATCGTTTCGGCCCTGGCCGCCTACGCCATCGTCCGCAACTGGGACCGTCCGCTCTTCCGCTGGTCCTTCTTTTACCTGCTCGCGGCAATGTTCATCCCGTTCCCCGTGGTGGCGCTGCCGCAGATCCAGCTCACGGGACTCGTCGGACTCGACAACCCGCTCGGGGTGGCCATCCTGCACATCGTTTTCGCCCTGGCCTTCAACACCATGCTCTTCACCGCCTTCCTCCGCTCGATCCCCCTGGAGTTGGAGGAAAGTATGCGGATGGACGGCGCGGGAACGTGGCAGGTGTTTTGGAAGCTCATCTTCCCCCTGCTGGGGCCCATGAGCGCAACCGTGGGCATCTTCGCCTTCATCGCGTCATGGAACGACTTCATGATGCCGTCACTCATCATTTCCGATCCTGAACTGCAGACCATCCCCGTGCTGCAAAAGATCTTCCAGACGCAGTTCAGCAACAGCTACAACGTGGCCTTCGCCTCCTACCTGATGGCAATGGCCCCCGCCATCATCGTCTACCTGTTTACCCAGCGCTGGGTCATGTCCGGCCTCACCCAGGGCGCCGTCAAGTAACTCCGGACCCACACACCTGATACAGCTGAAACTGAAGGAAGCAATCTTGCCCACCACCGCCACCCAGGCAACCCAAAGCCATCCCGCCCCCACGGCCGACCCCAACTGGTGGCGCCAGGCCTCCGTGTACCAGATCTACCCCCGCAGCTTTGCGGACTCGAACGGCGACGGCATCGGCGACATCAACGGCATCACCGCCAAGGTTCCGTACCTGAAAAACCTGGGCATCGATGCCGTCTGGCTGAGCCCCTTCTACCCCTCCGCACTCGCCGATGGGGGCTACGACGTGGACGACTACCGCAACGTGGACCCGCTGCTGGGCACGCTGGAGGACTTCGACGCGATGGCCAACGCCCTGCACGCCGCCGGCCTCAAGCTGATCGTGGACATCGTGCCCAACCACTCGTCGGACCGGCACCAGTGGTTCCGGGAAGCCCTCGCCTCGCCCAAGGGGTCCGCGGCGCGCAACCGGTACATCTTCCGCGACGGGCTGGGCGAAAAAGGCGAGCTGCCGCCGTCGGACTGGGACTCGGTGTTCGGCGGCCCCGCCTGGGAGCGCATCACCGAACCCGACGGCAGCCCCGGGCAGTGGTACATGCACATCTTTGCCAAGGAACAGCCCGACTTCAACTGGGACAACCCCGAAGTCCGCGAAGACTTCCTGAAAACCCTGCGCTTCTGGTCGGACCGGGGCGTGGACGGCTTCCGCATCGACGTCGCCCACGCCCTGACGAAGAACCTGGAAGAAACCCTGCCCACCAAGGCGGACCTCGAGGCCCAGGGCGAGGCGCTGTACCTCACGGGGCAGCACCCGTACTGGGACCGCGACGAGGTCCACGAAATCTACGCCGAGTGGCGCCGCGTGTTCAATGAATACAACCCGCCGCGCACCGCCGTCGCCGAAGCCTGGGTCCATACCGACCGCCGCGCCCGCTACGCCAGCCCGGAGGGACTGGGCCAGGCCTTCAACTTCGACCTGCTGCAGGCGGACTTCGACGCCGCCCAGTTCCGGAAGACGATCATCAAGAACCTGGCAGAGGCCGAAGCATCCGGCGCGTCGTCCACCTGGGTGTTCTCAAACCACGATGTGGTCCGGCATGCCACGCGCTACGGCCTCCCCGCGTCCGAGCCTTCGGCCGGAGGTGACATCATGGCCGGGCAGGCGGGCAAGCGGTGGCTTCTGGCCGGCGGCAGGCAGGAAGATGTCGACGCCGAACTCGGCCTGCGCCGCGCCCGAGCCGCGTCCCTGCTGATGTTCGCCCTTCCGGGTTCTGCGTACCTGTACCAAGGCGAGGAACTGGGACTGCAGGAAGTCGGCAGTGAAATCCCGGACTCCGCCCGGCAGGATCCGGCCTTCTTCCGGAACAAGGGCGTGGAGATCGGCCGCGACGGCTGCCGCGTCCCCTTGCCGTGGACCTCGGCGGGCAGCTCATTCGGTTTCGGCCCCGGCGGCTCCCACCTGCCGCAGCCGGAATGGTTCGCGGGCAGCTCAGTGGAGGCCCAGGAGGGCAAGGGGGATTCAACCCTGTCCCTCTACCGCCGGGCGCTCGCCCTGCGGTCGCAGCTGCAAACAACAGAAGCGCTGGAGCTGCTGGAAACCGGCCGGGATGACGTCCTGGCCTTCCGGCGCCCCAACGGCTGGACCTCCATAACGAACTTCGGTACGGAACCCTTCGAGCTGCCCGCGGGCCAGCTGCTGGTCTCCAGCTCGCCACTCGAAGCCGGCCGGCTGCCCGGCGCTGCCACGGCGTGGCTGCGGTGAGCGCCCCTGCCGCCGGCTCCGGACTGGATTTCGGAATAGGAATCGATGTTGGCGGGACCTGGATTAAGGGTGCACTCGTCAACCTGGGCAGCGGCACCCCGGCCGGCGGTGTCCGCCGCCTGCGGACCCCGTCCAGCGGCAGGGTGGATGACGTGGCCGACACCCTGGACCAGCTCATCAGTGAGCTCCAATCCGAAAGCCCCGGGCACGGGAACCTGGCTGCCGGCGTCGCCATCCCCTCGATTGTCCAGCGCGGAGTGGCGCTGTCGGCAGCAAACATGGACGGCAGCTGGGTGGGACTTGATGTCCAGTCCTACCTGGAGTCCCGGCTTGGACGATCCGTTTGCGTCGTGAATGACGCAGACGCTGCCGGTACGGCGGAAGCCCTGTACGGCGCCGGGAAAGGCCAGCGCGGCGTTGTCCTGGTCCTGACCCTGGGGACGGGCATCGGATCCGCACTGCTGGTGGACGGCAGGCTCGTTCCCAATTTCGAGCTGGGCCACCTGGAAATCGGCGGCTGCAAGGCAGAGTCCCGGGCATCGGCCGTCGTCAGGGAGAACCAAGGCCTCACCTGGGTGGAGTACGCCGACCGGCTGCAGCAGTACCTGTCGCACGTGGAGTTCCTCTTCTCGCCCGACCTCATCATCATCGGTGGGGGCATTTCAGCGTGCAGTACCGAATACCTCCCTCGCCTCTCACTGCGCACCCCGGTCATTCCGGCCAGCCTCGAGAACGCCGCGGGCGTTGTGGGCGCCGCCCTTGCCGGCAGGCGGCTCAAGGATGGACAGGCTCAGTATGTGTGACATGGAATACTTCAGTACATGTGCGGCCGGACATCTCGGCGGCGGCTGGAAGGGGCAGTGGCATGCAGGAAACCGTTAACGAGGACGAAGAGGCGCGCCAGGCCGTCATCGCTTCACTCGCCCGGCAACGGGACCTCGGCCTCCCTGCGGATCCGGACTTTGACCGGCGGCTGGATGAGCACTTCCCCACCCTCCGCAGCCTGTTCCACTCGCTTTACGGCGCCCGGCAGGACTGGCTGGAGCAGCTGTCCGCCCTGGTGGTGCAGAGCGCGCGGTCGTGGCAGGAGCGCTCCCCGGAGCTGAAGGCGCTGGACGCCGAACGCGAGGAGGCGCCGGACTGGTTCCAGTCCAACGGCATGC
Protein-coding regions in this window:
- a CDS encoding sarcosine oxidase subunit beta family protein, which gives rise to MSTQHLPEHPDFLWRNPEPKSSYDAVIVGGGGHGLATAYFLAKNHGMTNIAVLEKGWLAGGNMARNTTIIRSNYLWDESAAIYEHALKLWEILPEELEYDFLFSQRGVMNLAHTLGDVRESIRRVGANKLNGVDAEWLDPQQVKELCPILNIRDNIRYPVMGATYQPRAGIAKHDHVAWAFARKCDEMGVDIIQNCEVTGFLKEGDRVVGVKTNRGTINTEKVGLCAAGHSSVLAEMAGFQLPIQSHPLQALVSELHEPVHPTVVMSNHVHVYVSQAHKGELVMGAGVDSYNGYGQRGSFHVIEQQMAAAVELFPIFARAHVLRTWGGIVDTTLDASPIVGLTPVENMFVNCGWGTGGFKGTPAAGLTFAHTIATGAPHALNKPFSLERFETGALIDEHGAAAVAH
- the glyA gene encoding serine hydroxymethyltransferase, with protein sequence MQDVLNASLATVDADVAAAVARELHRQQSTLEMIASENFAPSAVMEAQGSVLTNKYAEGYPGKRYYGGCEHVDVIEQLAIDRVKALFGAEFANVQPHSGAQANAAAMFALLNPGDTILGLSLAHGGHLTHGMKINFSGKLYNVVPYHVRESDLRVDMAEVEALALEHKPKLIVAGWSAYSRQLDFAEFRRIADLVGAYLMVDMAHFAGLVAAGLHPNPVPYADVVTTTTHKTLGGPRGGVILAKEEYAKKINSAVFPGQQGGPLEHVVAAKAVAFKLAAAPEFKERQERVLQGAKLLAERLLQPDVQAAGISVVNGGTDVHLVLVDLRHSELDGQQGEDALHKIGITVNRNAVPFDPRPPMVSSGLRIGTPALAARGFGAAEFTEVADIIASALIASAGTGTLPGDTAVELRERVTALAEKFPLYPHLTADAGLADAEADLIGAAQ
- a CDS encoding GntR family transcriptional regulator — encoded protein: MTENQLAGEGDLSLAEQAYRHLRDRLIMLDIRPGEAINDGKLAAELGIGRTPVREALKRLEGDHLVVSYPRRGTFATVVDITELADVSELRESLEPLAARRAAKLATPALRKEIRETAAAIARMGADDDPYDLMRYDIKVHRLIYRAAANTHLEDVLIRYDNLATRIWCMVLEKVPSVAEHIAEHVELLEAVADGDSDRAAKLALEHVTSFEQAIRSVL
- a CDS encoding ROK family protein, which translates into the protein MDGNTASSTQLLRQINSEALLRFALQEQVFTAGEAMAATGLTRATVLGVCDGLVDAGWLEELTDARTEAGRLKGRPARQYQLREAAGVVVGLDAGEGYFTTIVADLRGRELGKRRQSIDSHALGRAGRVANARELIRLTLEDVSCTPEDVLLTAVGVPAPIDANGASPAGGEFWQLMNSGFAGHLWGTVIVENDANLAAIAEQAQEPSANVATLLSGERFGAGLIVDGRLLRGRQGGAGEMRFLDELDSKFVPDEGSSDGFGALARKWARARIHSYDGETVLRHIPEGDINAEDVFQAARAGDPLAQDIIARLGVRLARIAVVLSSLLDIERVVIAGAISRAIEPVLEHARSLLPTDSGLPLPDLVASTLGAESVVRGAIESALMRIRREPSAFIPRAPRS
- a CDS encoding extracellular solute-binding protein — translated: MLPPLTSAGRHVSRRTFLAAAGGALTAFGLAGCAPASARPTITFHQSKPEAVPYFRDLAAKFTDSQDRVRVLHDMATNLSASFVRSSPPDLGCLNYNLEMARFMERGALSDLSDLPAAASIRDDVLDLTNWYPTYAGRTSVIPYSVMAASVIYNRRIFEENGVAVPTTWDELIEVCEVLKAAGITPIYGTFRDPWTVAQGLFDYTVGGMVNVRDFYQKMHGIGENVGPDSEVSFQKTMLEPVKRMVQLTKYVNPDAASRGYGDGNTAMAQGQAAMYFQGPWAFGEIEKAGKDLDLGTFPLPMTGDPADLKVRVNIDLSLWVPEVANGQQGARDFLQYLMRPEIQNPYNAKFLGFGTTKDAPPVTDPRIVEMQKYYDEGRFYMGASQFIPNSIPAANYIQSIIGGADAESTLRRMDADWARLAFRA
- a CDS encoding sugar ABC transporter permease, whose product is MTRPSTRVEVTAPAAAGTTRVRKSRVDPLYYVFLLPSLVIFTLAVTLPAVLGFIYSFTNSVGFGDFDFIGIRNFIAVFRDEGVLGAYGFTLVFSLVTVIVVNAVAFLLALGLTSRVRFRAALRTVFVIPMVISGIVIAFVFQYLFSNSLPLAGKSMGIEPLATSLLANPQLAWLAIVFVTAWQSIPSAMLIYIAGLLTVPAEVYEASSIDGASPWQNLRHITLPLIAGYAVINTVLGFKNYLNAYDIIIGLTDGGPGVATRSVAMSIFRGFEGGDYAYQMANAVIFFLISIVIALVQLRFTRGKGGIAA
- a CDS encoding carbohydrate ABC transporter permease, producing MSSAPSIIQVEPTAAAKGRRIPAGPERIQWPATIILIVCTLSVLVPLYVTVSMAFKTTGQAVDGNAFSLPSPLTFDSFAQAWTLTNFPRGFGISVFVSVIAVAGEIIVSALAAYAIVRNWDRPLFRWSFFYLLAAMFIPFPVVALPQIQLTGLVGLDNPLGVAILHIVFALAFNTMLFTAFLRSIPLELEESMRMDGAGTWQVFWKLIFPLLGPMSATVGIFAFIASWNDFMMPSLIISDPELQTIPVLQKIFQTQFSNSYNVAFASYLMAMAPAIIVYLFTQRWVMSGLTQGAVK
- a CDS encoding glycoside hydrolase family 13 protein, which gives rise to MPTTATQATQSHPAPTADPNWWRQASVYQIYPRSFADSNGDGIGDINGITAKVPYLKNLGIDAVWLSPFYPSALADGGYDVDDYRNVDPLLGTLEDFDAMANALHAAGLKLIVDIVPNHSSDRHQWFREALASPKGSAARNRYIFRDGLGEKGELPPSDWDSVFGGPAWERITEPDGSPGQWYMHIFAKEQPDFNWDNPEVREDFLKTLRFWSDRGVDGFRIDVAHALTKNLEETLPTKADLEAQGEALYLTGQHPYWDRDEVHEIYAEWRRVFNEYNPPRTAVAEAWVHTDRRARYASPEGLGQAFNFDLLQADFDAAQFRKTIIKNLAEAEASGASSTWVFSNHDVVRHATRYGLPASEPSAGGDIMAGQAGKRWLLAGGRQEDVDAELGLRRARAASLLMFALPGSAYLYQGEELGLQEVGSEIPDSARQDPAFFRNKGVEIGRDGCRVPLPWTSAGSSFGFGPGGSHLPQPEWFAGSSVEAQEGKGDSTLSLYRRALALRSQLQTTEALELLETGRDDVLAFRRPNGWTSITNFGTEPFELPAGQLLVSSSPLEAGRLPGAATAWLR
- a CDS encoding polyphosphate--glucose phosphotransferase encodes the protein MSAPAAGSGLDFGIGIDVGGTWIKGALVNLGSGTPAGGVRRLRTPSSGRVDDVADTLDQLISELQSESPGHGNLAAGVAIPSIVQRGVALSAANMDGSWVGLDVQSYLESRLGRSVCVVNDADAAGTAEALYGAGKGQRGVVLVLTLGTGIGSALLVDGRLVPNFELGHLEIGGCKAESRASAVVRENQGLTWVEYADRLQQYLSHVEFLFSPDLIIIGGGISACSTEYLPRLSLRTPVIPASLENAAGVVGAALAGRRLKDGQAQYV